Within the Staphylococcus warneri genome, the region GCACGTGATTTATATAATAATGGTGAACGCAATAGTTCTGTTATAATAGATGAAATTACACAGTATTTATTAGATTATACAAGTGGTCAAGTTGATGAAGTAGCCATTTATAGTTACCCAGAATTAGAAGAGCAATCTAAAATTCAAGGCCAAATCTTTATTTCATTAGCGGTTAAATTTTCTAAAGCACGTTTGATAGATAATATAATAATTGGAGCTGAATAAGTTGATTAGAACAATGATGAATTCTAAAATTCATAGAGCAAGAGTGACGGAATCCAACTTGAATTATGTTGGAAGCATCACGATTGATTCTGATATTTTAGAAGCCGTTGATATACTACCTAATGAGAAGGTAGCAATCGTTAACAACAATAATGGTGCACGTTTTGAAACATACGTCATCGCGGGCGAAAGAGGTAGTGGCAAAATTTGTTTGAATGGTGCCGCCGCAAGATTAGTAGAAGTAGACGATATAGTCATAATTATGACCTATGCACAATTAAATGAAGAAGAATTAAAGTATCATGCACCTAAAGTTGCAGTGATGAATGAACATAATGAAATCATTGAGATGATACATGAAAAAGAAAATACGGTTGTTTTATAAGTCGTATAACTC harbors:
- the panD gene encoding aspartate 1-decarboxylase, with translation MIRTMMNSKIHRARVTESNLNYVGSITIDSDILEAVDILPNEKVAIVNNNNGARFETYVIAGERGSGKICLNGAAARLVEVDDIVIIMTYAQLNEEELKYHAPKVAVMNEHNEIIEMIHEKENTVVL